The Methanocaldococcus jannaschii DSM 2661 genome has a segment encoding these proteins:
- a CDS encoding type II secretion system F family protein, whose protein sequence is MKGIFEKLKRRIDILLYKLGIRPLSIETLKELKESRKEREVLEFYDVYMEPEEFVDIEKYEFILYEGDIVGKTAESLSKIFKGNLFPSRNELRYMGVKDEVAYFKKVVIYMIITFLALLFMGLLDNNLLQGFVNGLIGAGIILVLSLFYPKIRLILFKGEIKLQILFTLIYMISILRAGASLPEVLESISKSREYGVVAFEAKSIIRDVNIGGYNLVEALERAKMRTRIPILKKLYDQMIVGYNKGNLPLLLGKLYEDIVRESMVKLDSSKFMIQNLGNLAFGVGLILPFTGMILSTMIGNQGFSGILSTINLLLLKIGPLLTLIFGIFVKLKIE, encoded by the coding sequence ATGAAAGGAATTTTTGAAAAACTAAAGAGAAGAATCGATATACTATTATATAAGTTGGGTATAAGACCACTTAGTATAGAAACTTTAAAAGAGTTGAAGGAATCAAGAAAAGAAAGAGAAGTTCTTGAATTCTATGATGTTTATATGGAACCAGAAGAGTTTGTTGATATAGAAAAATATGAATTTATACTATATGAAGGAGATATCGTTGGTAAAACAGCAGAATCATTGTCAAAAATATTTAAAGGTAATTTATTTCCATCAAGAAACGAACTTAGATATATGGGAGTTAAGGATGAAGTAGCCTACTTTAAAAAGGTAGTAATCTATATGATTATAACCTTTTTGGCATTACTTTTTATGGGACTTTTGGACAATAACCTACTTCAAGGATTTGTTAATGGACTGATAGGTGCTGGGATTATATTAGTACTATCGCTATTTTATCCAAAAATTAGATTAATATTATTTAAGGGAGAGATAAAGCTTCAAATCTTATTTACATTAATATATATGATATCAATACTTAGAGCAGGAGCGTCTCTACCAGAAGTTTTAGAATCTATTTCAAAAAGTAGAGAGTACGGAGTTGTAGCATTTGAAGCAAAGTCTATAATTAGGGATGTCAATATAGGAGGTTACAACTTAGTAGAGGCTCTTGAAAGAGCTAAAATGAGAACAAGAATTCCCATATTAAAAAAATTATACGACCAGATGATTGTAGGTTATAACAAAGGTAATCTACCATTACTTTTAGGAAAATTATATGAAGACATAGTTAGAGAGTCTATGGTTAAATTAGATTCATCAAAATTTATGATACAGAACTTAGGAAACTTAGCATTTGGTGTTGGATTGATACTTCCTTTTACTGGAATGATACTATCAACTATGATAGGTAATCAAGGATTTTCAGGAATACTGAGCACTATCAACCTACTACTGTTGAAAATTGGTCCATTATTAACACTAATATTTGGAATTTTTGTTAAACTAAAAATAGAATAA
- a CDS encoding intein-containing protein, protein MGILDKIQKKSEKIEKEKKSETVIPSDTKLKPIEPHPTINKKATVGNDETILDTYSIKIDEIEMEVVIKREEGYIYYLVPEIDKINMSLSKLTKDHLNHIKSQISDLGLIEYDQIREYLTNFSMRYNLAIPYIDSLAKFFYLVIGRLGLLEVPLNDDRLEEVMVNGYNVPVFVFHRKHQMCETNIVLDRNEVDRIIESIANLVNRPIDSRVPMLDAFLPDGSRVNATTADITMNGATLTIRKFSKNPLTVIDLINFGTLDIDTAAFLWQAVEGYFGAKPANTLIAGGTGSGKTTLLNVLSLFSMYNERIITIEDTPELQIPHKHVIKMVTRPARPGMPEYEVTMDDLIKNALRMRPDRIFVGEVRGKEAHSLLVAMNTGHDGALAYDEPIYLSDGNIINIGEFVDKFFKKYKNSIKKEDNGFGWIDIGNENIYIKSFNKLSLIIEDKRILRVWRKKYSGKLIKITTKNRREITLTHDHPVYISKTGEVLEINAEMVKVGDYIYIPKNNTINLDEVIKVETVDYNGHIYDLTVEDNHTYIAGKNEGFAVSNCSGTLHANSADEAILRLTSPPMNVPKIMLTALNFIINQQRIRRAGKTIRRILGIVEIVKGGGEGHEFAKTTLYEYNGLKDSLERRGICMWEEEVCEIAGITKEELLRDRENRKKVLSYLYKNNIRKLENVSDYIMRYQVDPEKLLRSIR, encoded by the coding sequence ATGGGGATATTAGACAAAATACAGAAAAAATCTGAAAAAATTGAAAAAGAAAAAAAATCTGAAACAGTGATTCCAAGTGATACTAAACTCAAACCTATAGAGCCCCATCCAACTATTAATAAAAAGGCAACAGTTGGAAATGATGAAACCATATTAGATACTTACAGTATAAAAATTGATGAAATAGAAATGGAAGTAGTAATTAAAAGAGAGGAGGGTTATATTTATTATTTAGTCCCTGAAATTGACAAAATTAATATGTCTCTCTCAAAACTTACAAAAGACCACTTAAATCATATAAAATCTCAAATCAGTGATTTGGGTCTAATAGAATATGACCAAATAAGAGAGTATTTAACAAATTTCTCCATGAGATATAATTTGGCTATTCCGTATATCGACTCATTAGCAAAATTCTTTTATTTAGTAATTGGAAGGCTTGGTTTATTAGAAGTTCCACTAAATGATGATAGATTAGAAGAGGTTATGGTTAATGGTTACAATGTTCCAGTTTTTGTATTTCATAGAAAACATCAGATGTGTGAAACAAATATCGTGTTAGATAGAAATGAAGTTGATAGGATTATTGAAAGTATTGCAAATTTAGTTAATAGACCAATAGATTCAAGAGTTCCAATGCTTGATGCTTTCCTACCAGATGGAAGTAGAGTGAATGCTACCACAGCAGATATAACTATGAACGGAGCTACATTAACAATAAGAAAATTCTCAAAAAATCCATTAACTGTCATCGATTTAATAAACTTTGGAACTTTGGATATCGACACTGCCGCTTTTTTATGGCAAGCTGTTGAGGGTTACTTTGGAGCAAAACCTGCAAACACTTTAATAGCTGGGGGAACTGGTTCTGGAAAAACAACTTTATTGAATGTCTTATCCCTATTCTCAATGTACAATGAAAGAATCATAACTATTGAAGACACCCCAGAGTTGCAGATTCCTCATAAGCATGTTATAAAGATGGTTACAAGACCTGCAAGACCTGGAATGCCAGAATATGAAGTTACAATGGATGATTTAATTAAGAACGCTCTAAGAATGAGACCTGATAGGATTTTTGTTGGAGAGGTTAGAGGAAAAGAAGCTCATTCATTGTTAGTTGCTATGAACACTGGACACGATGGGGCTTTAGCTTATGATGAACCTATTTATTTATCCGATGGGAATATAATAAACATTGGAGAGTTTGTGGATAAATTCTTTAAAAAATACAAAAACAGTATAAAAAAAGAAGATAATGGATTTGGGTGGATAGATATTGGAAACGAAAACATATATATCAAAAGTTTCAATAAATTATCATTAATTATTGAGGATAAAAGAATATTGAGAGTTTGGCGAAAAAAATATTCTGGAAAATTGATTAAAATAACTACCAAAAACAGGAGAGAGATTACACTAACCCACGACCATCCTGTTTATATATCAAAGACAGGAGAAGTTCTTGAAATAAATGCTGAAATGGTAAAGGTCGGAGATTATATTTACATTCCAAAAAATAACACTATAAATTTAGATGAAGTAATTAAAGTAGAAACCGTTGATTATAATGGACACATATATGACCTAACAGTTGAAGATAATCACACATATATCGCTGGAAAAAACGAAGGTTTTGCTGTCTCAAACTGTTCTGGAACATTACATGCTAATAGTGCAGATGAAGCCATTTTAAGATTAACAAGCCCACCAATGAATGTTCCAAAGATTATGTTAACAGCATTAAATTTTATTATAAATCAGCAAAGGATTAGAAGAGCTGGAAAAACGATTAGGAGGATTCTTGGAATTGTAGAGATTGTAAAAGGTGGTGGTGAAGGTCATGAATTTGCTAAAACTACCCTTTACGAATACAATGGTTTAAAAGATAGTTTAGAAAGAAGAGGAATTTGTATGTGGGAAGAAGAAGTTTGTGAAATAGCGGGGATTACTAAAGAGGAATTATTAAGAGACAGAGAAAATAGGAAAAAGGTTTTAAGTTACTTGTACAAAAATAATATTAGAAAACTTGAAAATGTCTCTGATTACATAATGAGGTACCAGGTAGATCCAGAAAAACTTCTGAGATCGATAAGATGA